The Erythrolamprus reginae isolate rEryReg1 chromosome 3, rEryReg1.hap1, whole genome shotgun sequence genome contains a region encoding:
- the SCX gene encoding LOW QUALITY PROTEIN: basic helix-loop-helix transcription factor scleraxis (The sequence of the model RefSeq protein was modified relative to this genomic sequence to represent the inferred CDS: inserted 1 base in 1 codon): MSFALLRSAPGRFLYPELRSLLSEEDDEEDEEEEEERGSGESSGSEKGXRGGGGGGRRGAAAGRQGCRGVAPREPRQRHTANARERDRTNSVNTAFSALRTLIPTEPADRKLSKIETLRLASSYIAHLGNVLLAGEACGDGQPCHAAPPFFHPAAGKAASPAAPESDASQPKQICTFCLSNQRRLSKDRDRKTAIRS; the protein is encoded by the exons ATGTCCTTCGCGCTGCTCCGCTCGGCGCCCGGCCGCTTCCTCTACCCGGAGCTCCGGAGCCTGCTGTCGGAGGAGGacgacgaggaggacgaggaagaggaggaggagcgcgGCAGCGGCGAGAGCTCGGGCTCGGAGAAGG TGCGGGGCGGCGGGGGCGGCGGGCGGCGCGGGGCTGCGGCGGGGCGGCAGGGCTGCCGCGGGGTGGCCCCCCGGGAGCCCCGCCAGCGCCACACGGCCAACGCGCGCGAGCGGGACCGCACCAACAGCGTCAACACGGCCTTCAGCGCCCTCCGCACGCTCATCCCCACCGAGCCGGCCGACCGCAAGCTCTCCAAGATCGAGACGCTCCGCCTGGCCTCCAGCTACATCGCCCACCTGGGCAACGTGCTCCTGGCCGGAGAGGCCTGCGGGGACGGGCAGCCCTGCCACGCCGCGCCGCCCTTCTTCCACCCCGCCGCCGGCAAGGCCGCCAGCCCCGCCGCCCCGGAGAGCGACGCCTCGCAGCCCAAGCAGATCTGCACCTTCTGCCTCAGCAACCAGAGGAGGCTG AGTAAAGACCGAGACAGAAAGACGGCCATTCGGAGTTAG